Proteins found in one Oncorhynchus kisutch isolate 150728-3 unplaced genomic scaffold, Okis_V2 scaffold1652, whole genome shotgun sequence genomic segment:
- the LOC116367128 gene encoding gap junction delta-2 protein-like yields MTEWTLLKRLLDAVHQHSTMIGRLWLTVMVIFRLLIIAVATEDVYADEQEMFVCNTLQPGCATVCYDAFAPISQPRFWVFHIISVSTPSLCFIIYTWHNLSKLPQGHSGQGQGVNPRDLPRDGGKDGGREAFNRSCDSDSCSIRSHRHLGHSLANVLEGITAQSQSLLKGAATTTATTATSLTQARARVYRNSHYDAPGGPGGGGGTGGVLSKYYVFHVCFRALLEVGFVMAQWFLFGFRVPVHLLCKAPPCTQPVDCYVSRPTEKTIFLLFMFCVGLFCILLNLLELNHLGWKKIRHSVRLREGGSWGNYGVEKGGQETFETFSPDSPSQMSSLGLRDVTSTTLLPNLDLVVDHRPDWTCAGNCSPFNKDADAGIETELQLPNNQELQRGETQLLKSKGKGWKSKLRSTEVWI; encoded by the coding sequence ATGACGGAGTGGACGCTCCTCAAACGTCTCCTGGACGCCGTCCACCAGCACTCCACCATGATTGGACGCCTCTGGCTCACCGTCATGGTGATCTTTCGCCTCCTCATCATTGCCGTGGCGACTGAGGACGTGTACGCCGATGAGCAGGAGATGTTTGTGTGCAACACCCTGCAGCCGGGCTGCGCCACAGTCTGCTATGATGCCTTCGCGCCCATCTCACAGCCGCGCTTCTGGGTCTTCCACATCATCAGCGTCTCGACTCCGTCTCTCTGTTTTATCATATATACGTGGCATAATCTGTCGAAGCTGCCGCAGGGACACAGCGGGCAGGGCCAGGGGGTTAACCCAAGGGACTTGCCTCGAGACGGGGGGAAGGATGGAGGTCGAGAGGCATTCAACCGGAGCTGTGACTCGGATAGCTGCTCCATCCGTTCACACCGGCACTTAGGTCACAGCTTGGCCAATGTCTTGGAGGGAATCACTGCCCAGAGTCAGAGCCTCCTAAAGGGAGCTgccaccactacagccaccaccGCCACGTCTCTAACCCAGGCCAGGGCTCGCGTCTACAGAAATAGCCACTACGATGCACCAGGGGGtcctggaggtggaggaggaaccGGAGGCGTCCTCTCCAAGTACTACGTGTTCCATGTGTGTTTCCGGGCGCTGCTGGAGGTGGGCTTTGTCATGGCCCAGTGGTTCCTCTTCGGCTTCCGAGTGCCCGTCCACCTTTTGTGCAAGGCCCCACCCTGCACGCAGCCCGTGGACTGCTACGTGTCACGGCCCACAGAGAAaaccatcttcctcctcttcatgtTCTGCGTGGGGCTCTTCTGCATCCTCCTCAACCTTCTGGAGCTTAATCATCTAGGATGGAAGAAGATCAGACACTCAGTGAGGCTCAGGGAGGGAGGATCATGGGGGAATTATGGGGTAGAGAAAGGGGGGCAGGAAACCTTTGAGACTTTCTCTCCCGACAGCCCCTCACAGATGTCGTCTCTGGGCCTTAGGGATGTCACCAGTACGACGTTGCTACCGAACTTGGATCTGGTAGTCGACCACCGGCCTGACTGGACCTGTGCTGGGAACTGTTCCCCATTTAATAAGGATGCTGATGCTGGTATAGAGACAGAGCTGCAGCTTCCCAACAACCAGGAgctccagagaggagagacacagcttCTGAAGAGCAAAGGGAAGGGCTGGAAATCCAAGCTGCGCAGTACGGAGGTCTGGATATGA